From Thermoflavifilum aggregans, a single genomic window includes:
- a CDS encoding gluconokinase, with amino-acid sequence MQTYWLALDIGTSSVKIACCDTQGRVLHTAAKPSVTFQPRPGWEEQEPDSVLLAVGALLAEAVARLGQPQAISFSAAMHSLMAMDREGKALSPLLIWSDLRSSEEARWLKKELGESVYIRSGVPVHPMLPLCKLLYWKNQASAAWFEQVHVFCSIKEYLIYHLTGQLKTDYAMAGATGMFNMLQLDWNDDLLRAIRIDRHQLPEIVSPLTALSTTPNFYLTKTTGLIPGIPVLVGATDGCLAAWGSGLANTRHISLTVGTSAAVRRWSNRPVWDQAQRLFCYLLFPDSYIAGAALNNGGGIIPWFMQTMDGQTSDPDRWIESALEAPPGSAGLMCLPYLYGERSPVWDPDASAAFFGLRAHHRTAHFRRAILEGIGFTLMQCLNILESVMGPSDAVFLSGGITRSIFWMQLLADMLGRRLRVWEGLDASCAGALQLIALFFRNSTWQINQPAAPEQQKIIIPHAETATFYASLLPAFEALYPLVKSWQEKFGH; translated from the coding sequence ATGCAAACCTATTGGCTGGCTTTGGATATAGGCACATCATCTGTAAAGATAGCCTGCTGTGATACGCAGGGACGCGTGCTGCATACAGCAGCGAAGCCATCCGTGACTTTTCAACCCCGTCCTGGCTGGGAAGAACAGGAGCCGGATTCTGTGCTGCTGGCGGTTGGTGCTTTGCTTGCTGAGGCAGTTGCCCGTTTGGGTCAGCCTCAGGCTATCAGCTTCAGTGCTGCCATGCATAGCCTGATGGCTATGGATCGGGAAGGGAAAGCACTGTCGCCTTTGTTGATCTGGTCTGATCTTCGAAGCAGTGAGGAAGCCAGATGGCTGAAAAAAGAGCTTGGTGAAAGCGTATACATCCGTTCGGGTGTACCGGTACATCCGATGCTACCCCTGTGCAAGTTGCTATACTGGAAAAACCAGGCGTCTGCAGCCTGGTTTGAGCAGGTGCATGTATTCTGTTCCATCAAGGAATATTTGATTTATCATCTTACGGGCCAGCTTAAGACTGATTATGCTATGGCCGGCGCTACCGGCATGTTTAATATGTTGCAGCTGGATTGGAATGATGATCTGTTGCGGGCCATCCGGATTGATAGACATCAGTTGCCTGAAATTGTTTCTCCCCTTACTGCATTATCCACGACCCCAAATTTTTATCTGACAAAAACAACAGGCCTCATCCCAGGTATACCCGTTTTGGTAGGTGCAACAGATGGTTGTCTGGCTGCCTGGGGTTCTGGTTTGGCAAACACTCGGCATATCAGCCTTACCGTTGGAACCAGTGCAGCCGTGCGCAGGTGGAGTAACCGGCCGGTATGGGATCAGGCGCAGCGATTGTTTTGTTACCTGTTGTTTCCTGATAGCTATATTGCAGGCGCTGCCTTGAATAATGGGGGAGGAATTATTCCGTGGTTCATGCAAACGATGGACGGGCAAACTTCCGATCCGGATCGATGGATTGAAAGTGCATTGGAAGCTCCACCTGGTAGTGCAGGTCTCATGTGTTTACCGTATTTGTATGGCGAGCGATCGCCCGTATGGGATCCTGATGCATCGGCTGCATTTTTTGGCCTGCGCGCACATCATCGTACAGCCCATTTTCGTCGGGCCATCCTGGAGGGCATAGGCTTTACATTGATGCAATGCCTGAACATACTGGAATCTGTTATGGGTCCGTCTGATGCAGTTTTTTTGAGTGGAGGCATTACCCGTTCCATCTTCTGGATGCAACTTCTGGCTGATATGCTGGGAAGAAGATTAAGGGTGTGGGAAGGATTGGATGCATCCTGTGCAGGAGCCTTGCAGCTCATAGCCCTGTTTTTTCGGAATTCAACCTGGCAAATAAACCAACCTGCAGCCCCGGAGCAGCAGAAAATTATCATTCCCCATGCGGAGACTGCCACATTTTATGCATCTCTGTTGCCAGCCTTTGAGGCGTTGTATCCTCTCGTAAAAAGCTGGCAGGAAAAGTTTGGCCACTGA
- a CDS encoding cation diffusion facilitator family transporter, which yields MHASHHHEHTWQGASQPVVEKMNRILWLGALLNFLYVLAEAGAGLWLHSLSLVADAGHNLMDVLSLVISLLAFRLLRISPNQQFTYGYRKTTILAALLNAVILLITVGAIGMETVKRMLHPPAIAGIDVSIVAGCGILINGLTAFLFFRYQHQDLNMKGAFLHMFADALVSVAVVISGLLMAAFRWYWLDPVISFAVLAVILISTWNLLKESLRLSLDGVPRDVDVQDLTRRMEQVKGVKNVHHVHVWAMSTLENALTAHVVVDQQLSVAESSRIRHELEAVIRDMHIQHSTFEMETPADACTHGDCCVAAQQNSSSPASHETPYSIH from the coding sequence ATGCATGCCTCACATCATCATGAACATACATGGCAGGGTGCATCTCAGCCGGTGGTTGAAAAGATGAACCGAATCCTGTGGTTGGGAGCACTGTTAAATTTCTTATATGTGCTGGCAGAGGCGGGTGCCGGCTTGTGGCTGCATTCGCTGTCGTTGGTAGCCGATGCGGGGCATAATCTGATGGATGTGCTGAGCCTGGTGATTTCCCTGCTGGCTTTCCGGTTGCTGCGGATCAGTCCCAATCAGCAGTTTACCTATGGCTATCGCAAAACCACCATTTTGGCAGCTTTGCTGAATGCCGTGATTTTGCTGATTACAGTGGGTGCCATTGGTATGGAAACGGTGAAAAGAATGCTGCATCCACCTGCTATTGCTGGAATAGACGTGTCCATTGTGGCAGGTTGTGGTATTCTCATCAATGGACTTACCGCTTTTTTGTTTTTCCGGTATCAGCATCAGGATCTGAACATGAAAGGAGCCTTTCTGCACATGTTTGCCGATGCCCTGGTGTCAGTGGCTGTGGTAATATCCGGATTGCTTATGGCTGCCTTTCGGTGGTACTGGCTGGATCCGGTTATCAGTTTTGCTGTGCTGGCGGTTATTTTAATCAGCACCTGGAATTTATTGAAGGAAAGCCTGCGTCTTTCATTGGATGGAGTGCCCAGGGATGTGGATGTGCAGGATCTTACCCGTCGGATGGAACAGGTAAAAGGAGTAAAAAATGTGCATCATGTGCATGTCTGGGCCATGAGTACGCTGGAAAATGCATTGACTGCTCATGTGGTGGTGGATCAGCAATTATCCGTTGCTGAATCGAGTCGCATCCGGCATGAACTGGAAGCTGTGATACGCGATATGCATATTCAGCATAGCACCTTTGAAATGGAAACACCTGCCGATGCCTGCACGCATGGCGATTGTTGTGTGGCTGCCCAACAAAATTCCTCATCACCCGCGTCCCATGAAACGCCGTATTCCATACATTGA